The Antennarius striatus isolate MH-2024 chromosome 8, ASM4005453v1, whole genome shotgun sequence nucleotide sequence CGTTTGACCGATATGTCTCCCCCTGTCTGCAGCTCAAGGACCTGCAGGACAAGTACTCCCAGTGTGAGGACATGCTCCGCGAGGCCCGAGAGGACATCAAGAACTTGCGTAATAAGAGCCTACCCAACAGCACGGTGCAGCGGTACACGACACTGAACTCCGTTCTTCCCATGGACTCCCTAGCAGCTGAAATAGAGGGCACGTTCCGCAAAGGCCTGGACACCCCAGCCCCCACGGAGTACAAGTGAGTTTCTGATTTTGTGGTCGCAAGACCATCCATTTTTGACAATACAATCAGGAATTATTACATAACACAAATCATTCAAGATTTTTTTCTATGCTAAAAGGATACAATACGTTAAATTGTACATCATTATAGCCTATAAAAGTTTGAGTGTGTCAAACCAATCTGAATGTCAGAACATTTGTCTACAATCACAGCTCTACAGTTCTGGTTGAATAATGATTGTGTTATTCTTTAATGGTTCACTTAAGTATTCTTTCTCCATGCAGGAACCACCAGTTGCGAGTGTTTGAAACTGTCAAGGTGGTGAACAAGGCTGTAAGGATGCGTTCCCAGTGTCACTCTCCGGGCCTTCCAGGCTCCAGCCCGTCATCCACTCGGTCCAGTTGTACCAGCACCCCCAGAACAAGCTACTATGGTTCAGATACTGCCAGCATGACTCTGGAGGACAAGCCCAGCTCCAATAATACACAAAAGGGAGACACCAGGTTTGTCTGAGTGTGTTAGAATTTATAGAAAGTTCCAGATTGGATTTTGAGTATTTTTTATTAAGGGATAGAACGATACAGTCAATGATGAATACAAGTTCCCATACAATTCTCTTACAATGTGTTTTTTAAGCAAAGGAGTTTGCTGACTGAACtcaataaaacagatttaattttttcaacCCAAACCACATAtcataataaaatgaacaagacaaataaataaaattaggtGGCACCCTCTGCTGTTTAAAGTGGGTATAGCGATTCATTCTTCATCTTCACTGAATTTGAATCATCGCacatttgtattgatttttaatTCGGCATCATTACATCCCGGTGTATTATTTTGGAAAAACTTCAAGATGCGGTGTCAGGTTGACTTTCTTTTGGTTACAACACCACTTGAACTCATTTTTATTCACCACAGTGGACCAAAACGTCTGGGCCAGCCAGGGACACCAGGAGGCCAGGACCTTGAAGCGGCCCTGCGCAGCTTGTCAGCGCGCCAGCAGAACCACTCCTCTGAGCGACCTTTCTTCGATGTGGAGCGTGAGCGTAAACTCCATGCCTTGGCTGTGAAGACCGAAGAAGGTGAAGGCTCCAGTGGCTTTCTGACTCCAAATTACAGCTTAGCCTCCAGCCCAGCAGCGTCAACTAGCACCAACTACTCCAACGGCAGCTCCAGGCACTCCTGTGGCTCCTCAGGAGGCTCCAGGTCTTACCTCCCAGACCGCCTGCAGATCGTCAAACCTCTGGAAGGTAAAAACTTTAGCTCACTAAAGAATCTCATCATTTTCTCGGGGCTCATTCCAGCGTACGGGGAGTGAGGATGTTTCATAGGAGTATGTAAAAAatatgttattgaattaaattaatatttttaatgaaactttaCAGACCTCAATTTAGATATTTTAACATTGCTATTTTTCTTCTGTaattttcctgtttctgtggTTACAAGGTGATGCAATTTTCATTCAGGGGAGTGGGGATTCATTTCAGATAAGGatttctgttaatatttttcTCCCATTTAACAGAGACAGTGATATGCTTTGCATTCTTggtactttatttattttaattttgaatattGCACTTGGCCTCAGTTATCTATAAATAATAATCTCTTTAAAAGGAACAACACAAAtaatttctttctatttttcttcaaTGAAAAGCCTCCTGCTTATTACgcgctttttaaattttatgccCCCTTTCAAGATATGTAATAAAcatatgttgtttttacatttcaagtTAAGATGTAAAACCTTCCCATTTGTTAAAATCTATAACTTAATACATATCACCGTGTGTTGTGTCACAACAATCCTTATCCGCGGCTCCTCGTGGTTCTCATCAGGCTCAGTGACGCTTCATCAGTGGCAGCAGTTGGCCAAACCAAACCTGGGCGGCGTGTTGCATCCACGTCCGGGCGTCCTGACTAAAGACTTcagggagctggaggtggacaTACAGCACATCTACAGTCTGAACGATTTGGAAGAGGATGAACCAGACCTGTCACACCTTTCAGGTGCTGCACATGGCATGGGTAGGAAGCCCCGTAAACACTGCACTGCTCCTTTCAACTAGCTTTATTGCTCCTGAACAATGCATTCCTTTTCATGTATCCTCCTCAttgttgtgtcatctgcatccAATCAATTATGTAGTGTGAGTTTTCTCATTCTCCCATTCAGTGGAGTTTCATTCTTGCGTAGTTTAATATTCTTTTTCTCCCTTCATGACCCCACAGTCTTTCCATCCAGTCCCAACCTCCCTCAAACCTCTCCCACACATACCATTACCACTTGCCAAGTCCACCAACCCTCCTTCCTCATCCCTTCCTTCTCCACCAGGTAAGAATACAAATACTATAAATATTTAACTTACCCAACCTGGTgcctctgtttttatttgagcaataaagtttcatgaaaacaaTTCTTTCTCCATTATTCCCTTTTTAGtatcattttcattcataaacTGCGTACATTTTCTACCTTCTTACCTCCTCTTTACACCAGCAGTGGCAGGAGACGTCTGATGAGGCTCTTTCTTCAACTCTAGAGGGAGTCTTTGAGGCAACGTAAGATGTTAGTTAATGTCAGAGgcacatattaaaataaatttcatatttCCTTATGAGTCCATTCAATTTAGctcagagttcgcatgctctccccgtgtctgcgtgggttctccgggttctccggcttcctcccacctccaaaagcatgcgcttcaggtttattggccggtcccaaatttaTCGTaggagcgagtgtgtgtgtgaatgattgtttgtttctatgtggctccgcggtacactggcgtcgtgcccggagtgtccccctgAGACTgtctcacgccctgagactgccgggataggcgccaGCTCCCCTGcaacctgcgtttgcggattaagcgggttagaagatgaatgaatgaatgaatgaatgaatgtttgctGTGACTTAATTGAAACTCACTGTGCTTTGATTGGTTCAGAGCCTTCCCATTCCCTTAACAGCTTTTGCTCTAACATATCTTTACTTCCCAGATCTTCCTGGCTTATTAAACTAATGCTTACTTTATCGTAACTTTTCAGCAAACCATCAGATCTCGTTTCATCACTGCTGCCTCACTAACATCATTTAATGCAGCTTGTAGCAAAGATTCTAAGAGCGAGTTGACTATTTGTCTGGAGTGTTGTGGGTTGCTCGTCAGAATTTAGACAATCTTTTTTGAGGCACACTGCACAGACAACTTTAAATCACACAAGTATCAcactaaaatgtgtttattactAAGTTATTATCCTTTTGATCAGCTCCTGGCTGCATAAAAGCTGATTCCTTTCACTTTTAGActttgggaataaaaaaaagaccctATAAAAACAATAGGCCAAAGTCAGTGAGTTTGGAAAAAATCTGGACATTGTGACACAGGTCAATCACAGCAGACTACAGAATATAAGAAACCTCTTCTTTTTTTCGGAAGAAATGTATTTTGTCCAATGTCACAAATCAAATGTTGAGCACCCTACAATAAATCAGCCTTTAACTGCAAGTCTTAAAAAAGTTCTTTGTGTCGGCCTGCATGTCGGAGCAAAAACAGGTCCTTTATgtgctgttttgttgttgttgttattttctttaatcattATTTTCTTGCTCTTGGCAGCCTTCACTCTTTCGGCCTGCCATCGTGTGGGAACTGTGAGTTCATAAGGAATTCATCGTCGCCTCACCAGCATCGTTTTTGCCTGGGAGGCCAGACAACCACTACCACCTctgtcaccaccaccactaccacaaATTCAGCCTCTTCACCACTTGGACTCGTGCAGCTTCTGCAAGATCGTGGTATCTCAGCCTCTCCTTTCCCCCACTACAGCCCACACTACATCAACCATAGTACAGCTTCTTGCTTATCAGCAAAAATCACCGATGGAGGCTCCTCATTGGACGttgaaggaggaaggagaattTTCAGTCTGAACTTGGTGGAGAAGCTCCAGAGTCTGGGGTTGCACAGAGTGGCAGCCAGGGGGATGATGGGACACGCTGAAGAAGAGAAACAGCCGAACATCCTCTGAACAACGACGGCCGTGGATGATTTACCTTCTCTATCATTCACCGTTGTGACTATGCATCCAGGTGTGTGATTCCCGCTGTGCAGCTCTGGGCATTATAGCTCTGGAATCTAGACAATACAAGCTACACAATGTGCTAGGGTCACACTTTTAAGTTGTCAGTAGTgtacagtaatatttttttctttgaatttgtGTAAATTAGTGTATGGGTGCGTCCATgcatccttgtgtgtgtgtgtgtgtgtgtgtgtgtgtgtgtttgcgtttgaGAGACACAACTTCATCTCAGGATAATCACCTGATCAACAGTCCGTTTGACTGCAACTTGCGGAaacacttttcttctttttttacctgcaaaaaaaaaaaaacatgaagaagaGCTACTTTTTCTACCTTGTGTTGTGATTTGTAATTTTACGTATTTTCCTTGCCATcagttgtcattttaatttttccaaGTAGTTTCACTtgtgctgtatgtgtgtataacaATGATAGCAttggggacaaaaaaaaaaaaaagagccgcaaacaaaacaaatgctaTCAACACGGAACATTCAAATGCACTAAGATTCCCTCTGGGCTACTTCTACTCCAGGAAAAGAAGGTTCTCGGTGTGATGCTCAGATAATACTGGATGAACCGCTTTCATCAAGAGGCATTGACTTAACTCCATCACCTGCTTTCATTTAGTGTGTCTTCATGGCTGCCAGTAATCATTTATTCAAACTGAATTAATTggacagttttttgttgttaatataaaataatagatTATCAAATTGGACGGCAGCTAATTTCTTTTTGATCACTTAATCGATTCAATCAAACCGTTACAGATTCACGGTTCATGTTCAACCTATGTCTGACTTTGTTCAATTAACCCTTGGCTCGCAcccaaaaaaaatcaggtttgCCATGCTGCATGAAAGACAACTAAGCAATATTTATATTCACCGCAATGCATGGACGACCATCTACACCTGTGCTAATCTGCTGTATTTTATGTCACCAGGAATGTTTGAGATGACTGAGatgtaaattaaatcaaatgttttttgaagGCGGACACTCCCGTGGCTTTCAGGGGGAGTGTTAATACATACATGTAGGAGAATTATGGTCATAATCATTTAAGcagcatgtttgtttgaaatcttTGTGAACAATGAACTGTAGCAAAAAGGCATAGGATACTGTGGATAAAAAGGGAAGAAATCACACAGATTATAATATTTTGTGTTCTGAGTTAAATCAACCAAACAGCTGTTTTGGAGTTCTTCTTTGCACTACTGTTGACTCCATTAGCATCATAGCTCTCTATATATCTGTGTGTACGAATTTTACCACTGGTGAATAAAGCTGCCTTTTCTGTATGGTACATCTCTCTTGACATCTCATGATTCATTGAATGAACACATCTTGTGAAGATTCTGCACATCAGTTTAATTATGAAGTTTCAAGAcagcaaactgtttttttttaaatatataaaatctgaGCAAATAGCAACAAGTCTGTCTCAGGTTGCTGTTGTTTCTCAATCTGCATCTCGGCGTCCAAAGTCCAACCAGCCCTGGTAGTCCCGGCCTGAGATACACTCAGGGTTCATCTCTGTGAACAAACAATTTCTACATGAAGGACACATAAGTGGTCTTTTAATAGACCCAAGTGTCTGCCTGAATTTTCACTCATCAAACTCACACAAAGAGAGCAAAACACTAATCCAAAACGCCTTACAGCCTACCTGAAATTGCTTGCATGATTTGTTTGGTCATAATCTCGCGTTCATTTTCTGAGAGGTGCACTCGTCTCTCCACTCGTGCAGAGTGAGCCCGAGGAGTCGACTCCTTCTTGACATTCAACTGCATCATTTTCTCCCTTTTAGCTGGGAGGCGCTGTGGCGTACTAGCTTCTGTAGCCCACGCTGGAAAGGCCACACTGGATAACAGTAAAGCAACCAAAATTGCAAACACCACCACTTTCCCTGACATGCCTGTGTGAACGGGAACAAAAGAAGAGTTACAAATGGCAAAACATGCattggaaaaaaaccccaaaaaagtAAAGTATTACCTGTATGAAGACTATGCAATATATGCTACACAAATTGCAACGAGTGTGATGCTTCTGGTGATTGGTGAGCAGACCAGCTCTTTTATACTGCAGGCTTGGAAGAAGCAATATGGCCTTAAAATCAAACACAGATAACAGGAGACACTGATTGATCGGTAGACAGATGCATAGGGAGGATGTGCGTAGAGGGAACAATGGACCGCTACATTCACAAATCCATTACTGCCATCACCACTTACCTGGAAAAGGCTTTTTTGCACTgcaataacaataaaacatgtCAGAACATTTACCTAAGAAATCCAATAGTGCTCAACAGAGCAGTTCAGAGGATCTCATGTTTCTGGCTCAAAGATATTACTCTCACAATGGCAGTGGGGTGGCCTTCCTGCACCAAGCCCCTGGCGGTGGTGTGTCTGAGCACTCTGGATGCATTGGTTGGGGTACTTTGCGTGCATCCTGGGTCCATGTCCTCATGGATTGAGTTCTGTTGAATTGTATGACTGTGGCCCGACACAACAGCCTTGACTACAACGCAGTTTTCAGCGTTGCTTGTGGCTGCTGACGGGACCATTGTACTGCTCACATGTTCGCATCCTCACCCTATGGTGAGGATTAGGAAttagtttgaaataaaaaatacaagccaatttaaaaaaaaaaaattctgcttttaaatcagtttgtgtgtttataagACATGGATTATATCAATTTTTACAAATTGTATGTGTGTAAATTTAATGATTGATGGGGGGTGACTACTATTGGCTTTTATCATGTTGCAGTCTTCTGGACAGATGACAAATATTCTACCTTTTACACTACAAACACTACAGCTGTAGCTGACACTAACGctgtttacatactgtatagaTTTATGATCTGCTCTTTGCGTGTGTGTTGCATATTGATTTAGGCTACATGGCTGTAATGGCCGCTGCGTTGTCTCCAAGGGATCTGGAACATGACGAGATGAGGAGGTGCAGCTAAGATGTTTACTGGAGCTGAAAGCTAAGCAGGTGTTCAACAACCTCAAAAAGGTCATAGTTATGCAGCTCATTCACTAAACCAACTTTGTATTAGGATTTCATTTCTCTGCACAGAAAAGATGTTGATCTTCTCTTAACCGAGAAGTATTGATCTAGAATACAACTAAAAGCAAGAAATCAAgcaagaaaaatgtaattatgatgTCTTTTTCGTTGTTGGAAAATTTTGTAATCATCAAACTAAAGATAGAGATCTTTGGGCATAAAAATTAGACCgtaattttgaaattatttggATAAGATCCAGTTTTAAATTGTAGAAGGAGATTCATATATACTAGACCAAAACCTATTTGGTATGTTTTCTATTGTTGCTATGGTGAAAAATGGGAAAATAGACAACAATAAAGCCAAATCTAATTTTGACTGCAAGTGTAATTTCACTTTTGACCCCTTGGGGTCGATGTGTTCTTTGAAACTTCTCGTTGTGTACAGCAGgagtctccaaactttttcccgTAATGGCCAtataacttttcccttctctgatggggggccgGGGTCAATTTGTAATAGAAAAACTGTGACGATCGCAGAGGTGCCTAAATGCAAACATTTACTGTCTTCCAGAAAGCGACAcataatcaaatatttataaCCCTTTTTGggatcttaacagaaaaaagtaatgaaataaagataacactactaatgaaataaaaagtatttatgaAATAGATAATAACCAAATAACCCTCTCTGGgatcttgacagaaaaaaggGCATGGAACATGAACTGTCTGTTGTGCTGTGCACAAATTTAACAGATAAAAGTTCAGCTTTGTTCACAGAGCAGACTCTCTTTCTTAAATGActcatgtgtgggtgtgtgtgctgctgtttgCAGCTCTGTCTCCCATCAACTTCCCtgtgaataaacacaaaagCAAGCAAGTTGAGAAACCAACTAAGTGATGCAGCACCTACACCGCACAATACATTCATCTATACCAGTATGGTTGCGGAGACAGATTTCATCCCACTAGAttttatctccccacctatatatttgttCCATATGTCTCCATAtatgttccacaggtggagaatgcggatggaagacaggatacccaaaagcctggaaatcccgcccccaattcagcgacagcgcactatggacatgaaactggcctatctgccactctctctctctctctctccgtctcttttacttgacctatctctgtccccagtgtatttctatttcccaaccaacaggtcaaggcggatgaccgccctccagagcctgggtcctgcccggagtttcttcctcaatgagggagtttttccccgctacCATCgcctatgcttgctctggaggatattgttggctttctatctgtaaagcgctttgaaatgtcttcagatatgattaagcgctatataaataaaagttaactgattgatatttgaataagctcacatGTAAACCTTATGGTGtcactttttaactccacccactaccgccTAACCAATAGCGGctcatctgccagaaggaatcacatgaataATATAGTGTAAGGAATCGGGCTGCGAGGCTTGTTGTGGTTACGCCtttcatccacacgacaacgcagatatctgggaaGAAAACgttggccaaagtgaagttttttgaaaaacgCCGGGTATGCGTTGTCGTGTTGACTCTGTAACAGAAACTTTTCTATCCGGGGCTcatctccctgcgacgaaaaccgctgtgatgtcagtgtgtgtgactcgTGTCTGCACGTACACACAGAACGGACgaagttaaaaccggctattttctgacgtataacagctccacttcaaacatgtttgaaagttggatatttgttcgtctgtttctttctttatgagtcataaaggttatatatttatttattcattgattcattcacccatggtgcactggcgtcgtgcccggagtgtcccccgcctcacgccctatgccgccgagataggctccggctccccgtaacccgctgcggcggatacagcggtggtaatctgtagatgactaactgactgactgactgattcattcacgttcctcaccaCGACGCTGACGCCAGTCCTGGATCAGactgggatgcgctgcctgctggtgggagaactctatgatgggtgcgcttggtttataataccaatacatttgttttcatatgtttggtatgaagcctggtattattgttttatcgtggactTTCCATAGGTTCCCGCTAGTTATCATTATATTTGTCTATACTCAAAATGACTCATTCAAGTCAGAAACGAGAGCCtacctacagtatgtgtgttCATCAGTTAGGACTGTAGGCTTGCATCTGGCTGGTGAGAAGTTGATTGTCGGGTTCACAGCCAGTTGGAAATGCTGTTGCAGACGTTCATCTGTCAGTCTTGATGTCAGCAGAGTTTTCAGGAGTTTCATGTGTAAAAAGGTAAAAAGGTACGTGCTGCCAAAAAGTGCGGACATCTTCATTGTATCTTTTTTTatgtgaaggtgtgtgtcgTGTGGGAGCGCAGCACTGAAT carries:
- the hap1 gene encoding trafficking kinesin-binding protein 1 isoform X3, translated to MLFPHHRDQQNDARNTTSVSQHIEHTVASEGRGNYLMDAGETESIFSLVNMEVWSSSASEEEEDEKSLVHGMLVKEKECHNSNNSNNNNNKGNLCREVTQVLCSDRVGQVTKTYHDIKAVTHLLEEKERDLELAARIGQSLLKQNQELTARNEMLDEQLEIAKEEIAQLRHELSMRDDLLQFYASTEEIENAESHRQIKRNESCSSLSSLVHYDFLQQKLKGLEDENRKLRLEASELTTETTNYEEQEQELMMVCVEELSSVNKQVVDLSEELARKVEDSLRQQEEISSLLAQIVDLQARCKGLTHENEELNQYLSASRESQLHLKSELKDLQDKYSQCEDMLREAREDIKNLRNKSLPNSTVQRYTTLNSVLPMDSLAAEIEGTFRKGLDTPAPTEYKNHQLRVFETVKVVNKAVRMRSQCHSPGLPGSSPSSTRSSCTSTPRTSYYGSDTASMTLEDKPSSNNTQKGDTSGPKRLGQPGTPGGQDLEAALRSLSARQQNHSSERPFFDVERERKLHALAVKTEEGEGSSGFLTPNYSLASSPAASTSTNYSNGSSRHSCGSSGGSRSYLPDRLQIVKPLEGSVTLHQWQQLAKPNLGGVLHPRPGVLTKDFRELEVDIQHIYSLNDLEEDEPDLSHLSGAAHGMVFPSSPNLPQTSPTHTITTCQVHQPSFLIPSFSTSSGRRRLMRLFLQL
- the hap1 gene encoding trafficking kinesin-binding protein 1 isoform X4; protein product: MLFPHHRDQQNDARNTTSVSQHIEHTVASEGRGNYLMDAGETESIFSLVNMEVWSSSASEEEEDEKSLVHGMLVKEKECHNSNNSNNNNNKGNLCREVTQVLCSDRVGQVTKTYHDIKAVTHLLEEKERDLELAARIGQSLLKQNQELTARNEMLDEQLEIAKEEIAQLRHELSMRDDLLQFYASTEEIENAESHRQIKRNESCSSLSSLVHYDFLQQKLKGLEDENRKLRLEASELTTETTNYEEQEQELMMVCVEELSSVNKQVVDLSEELARKVEDSLRQQEEISSLLAQIVDLQARCKGLTHENEELNQYLSASRESQLHLKSELKDLQDKYSQCEDMLREAREDIKNLRNKSLPNSTVQRYTTLNSVLPMDSLAAEIEGTFRKGLDTPAPTEYKNHQLRVFETVKVVNKAVRMRSQCHSPGLPGSSPSSTRSSCTSTPRTSYYGSDTASMTLEDKPSSNNTQKGDTSGPKRLGQPGTPGGQDLEAALRSLSARQQNHSSERPFFDVERERKLHALAVKTEEGEGSSGFLTPNYSLASSPAASTSTNYSNGSSRHSCGSSGGSRSYLPDRLQIVKPLEGSVTLHQWQQLAKPNLGGVLHPRPGVLTKDFRELEVDIQHIYSLNDLEEDEPDLSHLSGAAHGMVFPSSPNLPQTSPTHTITTCQVHQPSFLIPSFSTSGRRRLMRLFLQL
- the hap1 gene encoding trafficking kinesin-binding protein 1 isoform X2 yields the protein MLFPHHRDQQNDARNTTSVSQHIEHTVASEGRGNYLMDAGETESIFSLVNMEVWSSSASEEEEDEKSLVHGMLVKEKECHNSNNSNNNNNKGNLCREVTQVLCSDRVGQVTKTYHDIKAVTHLLEEKERDLELAARIGQSLLKQNQELTARNEMLDEQLEIAKEEIAQLRHELSMRDDLLQFYASTEEIENAESHRQIKRNESCSSLSSLVHYDFLQQKLKGLEDENRKLRLEASELTTETTNYEEQEQELMMVCVEELSSVNKQVVDLSEELARKVEDSLRQQEEISSLLAQIVDLQARCKGLTHENEELNQYLSASRESQLHLKSELKDLQDKYSQCEDMLREAREDIKNLRNKSLPNSTVQRYTTLNSVLPMDSLAAEIEGTFRKGLDTPAPTEYKNHQLRVFETVKVVNKAVRMRSQCHSPGLPGSSPSSTRSSCTSTPRTSYYGSDTASMTLEDKPSSNNTQKGDTSGPKRLGQPGTPGGQDLEAALRSLSARQQNHSSERPFFDVERERKLHALAVKTEEGEGSSGFLTPNYSLASSPAASTSTNYSNGSSRHSCGSSGGSRSYLPDRLQIVKPLEGSVTLHQWQQLAKPNLGGVLHPRPGVLTKDFRELEVDIQHIYSLNDLEEDEPDLSHLSVFPSSPNLPQTSPTHTITTCQVHQPSFLIPSFSTSLHSFGLPSCGNCEFIRNSSSPHQHRFCLGGQTTTTTSVTTTTTTNSASSPLGLVQLLQDRGISASPFPHYSPHYINHSTASCLSAKITDGGSSLDVEGGRRIFSLNLVEKLQSLGLHRVAARGMMGHAEEEKQPNIL
- the hap1 gene encoding trafficking kinesin-binding protein 1 isoform X5; translation: MLFPHHRDQQNDARNTTSVSQHIEHTVASEGRGNYLMDAGETESIFSLVNMEVWSSSASEEEEDEKSLVHGMLVKEKECHNSNNSNNNNNKGNLCREVTQVLCSDRVGQVTKTYHDIKAVTHLLEEKERDLELAARIGQSLLKQNQELTARNEMLDEQLEIAKEEIAQLRHELSMRDDLLQFYASTEEIENAESHRQIKRNESCSSLSSLVHYDFLQQKLKGLEDENRKLRLEASELTTETTNYEEQEQELMMVCVEELSSVNKQVVDLSEELARKVEDSLRQQEEISSLLAQIVDLQARCKGLTHENEELNQYLSASRESQLHLKSELKDLQDKYSQCEDMLREAREDIKNLRNKSLPNSTVQRYTTLNSVLPMDSLAAEIEGTFRKGLDTPAPTEYKNHQLRVFETVKVVNKAVRMRSQCHSPGLPGSSPSSTRSSCTSTPRTSYYGSDTASMTLEDKPSSNNTQKGDTSGPKRLGQPGTPGGQDLEAALRSLSARQQNHSSERPFFDVERERKLHALAVKTEEGEGSSGFLTPNYSLASSPAASTSTNYSNGSSRHSCGSSGGSRSYLPDRLQIVKPLEGSVTLHQWQQLAKPNLGGVLHPRPGVLTKDFRELEVDIQHIYSLNDLEEDEPDLSHLSVFPSSPNLPQTSPTHTITTCQVHQPSFLIPSFSTSSGRRRLMRLFLQL
- the hap1 gene encoding trafficking kinesin-binding protein 1 isoform X1, giving the protein MLFPHHRDQQNDARNTTSVSQHIEHTVASEGRGNYLMDAGETESIFSLVNMEVWSSSASEEEEDEKSLVHGMLVKEKECHNSNNSNNNNNKGNLCREVTQVLCSDRVGQVTKTYHDIKAVTHLLEEKERDLELAARIGQSLLKQNQELTARNEMLDEQLEIAKEEIAQLRHELSMRDDLLQFYASTEEIENAESHRQIKRNESCSSLSSLVHYDFLQQKLKGLEDENRKLRLEASELTTETTNYEEQEQELMMVCVEELSSVNKQVVDLSEELARKVEDSLRQQEEISSLLAQIVDLQARCKGLTHENEELNQYLSASRESQLHLKSELKDLQDKYSQCEDMLREAREDIKNLRNKSLPNSTVQRYTTLNSVLPMDSLAAEIEGTFRKGLDTPAPTEYKNHQLRVFETVKVVNKAVRMRSQCHSPGLPGSSPSSTRSSCTSTPRTSYYGSDTASMTLEDKPSSNNTQKGDTSGPKRLGQPGTPGGQDLEAALRSLSARQQNHSSERPFFDVERERKLHALAVKTEEGEGSSGFLTPNYSLASSPAASTSTNYSNGSSRHSCGSSGGSRSYLPDRLQIVKPLEGSVTLHQWQQLAKPNLGGVLHPRPGVLTKDFRELEVDIQHIYSLNDLEEDEPDLSHLSGAAHGMVFPSSPNLPQTSPTHTITTCQVHQPSFLIPSFSTSLHSFGLPSCGNCEFIRNSSSPHQHRFCLGGQTTTTTSVTTTTTTNSASSPLGLVQLLQDRGISASPFPHYSPHYINHSTASCLSAKITDGGSSLDVEGGRRIFSLNLVEKLQSLGLHRVAARGMMGHAEEEKQPNIL
- the hap1 gene encoding trafficking kinesin-binding protein 1 isoform X6 is translated as MLFPHHRDQQNDARNTTSVSQHIEHTVASEGRGNYLMDAGETESIFSLVNMEVWSSSASEEEEDEKSLVHGMLVKEKECHNSNNSNNNNNKGNLCREVTQVLCSDRVGQVTKTYHDIKAVTHLLEEKERDLELAARIGQSLLKQNQELTARNEMLDEQLEIAKEEIAQLRHELSMRDDLLQFYASTEEIENAESHRQIKRNESCSSLSSLVHYDFLQQKLKGLEDENRKLRLEASELTTETTNYEEQEQELMMVCVEELSSVNKQVVDLSEELARKVEDSLRQQEEISSLLAQIVDLQARCKGLTHENEELNQYLSASRESQLHLKSELKDLQDKYSQCEDMLREAREDIKNLRNKSLPNSTVQRYTTLNSVLPMDSLAAEIEGTFRKGLDTPAPTEYKNHQLRVFETVKVVNKAVRMRSQCHSPGLPGSSPSSTRSSCTSTPRTSYYGSDTASMTLEDKPSSNNTQKGDTSGPKRLGQPGTPGGQDLEAALRSLSARQQNHSSERPFFDVERERKLHALAVKTEEGEGSSGFLTPNYSLASSPAASTSTNYSNGSSRHSCGSSGGSRSYLPDRLQIVKPLEGSVTLHQWQQLAKPNLGGVLHPRPGVLTKDFRELEVDIQHIYSLNDLEEDEPDLSHLSAFTLSACHRVGTVSS
- the LOC137600436 gene encoding cholecystokinin gives rise to the protein MSGKVVVFAILVALLLSSVAFPAWATEASTPQRLPAKREKMMQLNVKKESTPRAHSARVERRVHLSENEREIMTKQIMQAISEMNPECISGRDYQGWLDFGRRDAD